A portion of the Chelmon rostratus isolate fCheRos1 chromosome 15, fCheRos1.pri, whole genome shotgun sequence genome contains these proteins:
- the brms1la gene encoding breast cancer metastasis-suppressor 1-like protein-A: MPVHRDREKKESTAEEMEVEEQEQEASSSEEEDSDTSSVSEDGDSSEMDEEDCERRRTECLDEMSNLEKQFTDLKDQLYRERLSQVNTKLGEVEAGRAAEYLEPLAVLLENMQVRTKVAGIYRELCLESVKNKYECETQAACQHWESEKLLLFDTVQSELEEKIRRLEEDRHSIDITSELWNDEVSGRKKRRDALSPDKKRRRPSLVSGPYIVYMLPDLDILEDWTTIRKAVATLGPHRGKADADSSMFPFRPDRNRSILNC; this comes from the exons ATGCCGGTGCACCGTGACcgggagaagaaggagagcacagcagaggagatggaggtggaggagcaggagcaagAGGCAtccagctcagaggaggaggactctgACACCTCCTCTGTCTCCGAGGATGGAGACAGCTCTG AAATGGATGAGGAGGACTGTGAGCGGAGGAGGACAGAGTGTCTGGACGAAATGTCCAACCTGGAGAAACAGTTCACAGATCTGAAGGACCA gctGTATCGTGAGCGTCTCAGTCAGGTGAACACCAAGCTGGGAGAGGTGGAGGCTGGCCGGGCAGCAGAATATCTGGAACCTCTGGCAGTACTGCTGGAGAATATGCAGGTCCGCACCAAGGTTGCAG GCATCTACAGAGAGTTGTGTCTGGAGTCTGTGAAGAACAAGTATGAGTGTGAGACCCAGGCAGCATGCCAGCACTGggag agtgagaagctgctgctgtttgacacAGTACAGAGTGAACTGGAGGAGAAAATTAGAAGACTGGAAGAAGACAGACACAGCATAGATATTACATCAG AGCTGTGGAATGATGAGGTATcaggaaggaagaagaggagagatgcTTTAAGTCCAGATAAGAAAAGGAGGCGACCTTCATTGGTGTCTG GCCCATATATTGTTTACATGCTGCCTGACTTGGACATCCTGGAGGACTGGACAACTATCAGAAAG GCCGTGGCCACGCTGGGTCCCCACAGAGGGAAGGCAGACGCTGACAGCTCCATGTTCCCATTCAGACCAGACAGAAACAGGTCCATTCTCAACTGCTGA
- the ctage5 gene encoding melanoma inhibitory activity protein 2 isoform X1, with translation MAEHTTSDQLASKAVDFQATAEAYYSIAVEKVKDVVSSLPDDIRPGPDLYGVPWEPVIISSLVGLMTVLLFTCRCYSSVKSRMYRSKEQWMAEQVAQLLDEKCKVLETLSECQQEYDDLESSLRDSGVLAQTQKTEHLEAKARQLEYAKRELEQDLEQLKDQLDQQREHRIEQERRIALLEESMKTFEEETKDLQSQEEQAQTTLKVYNMNSDRLQRNLETSGEENTLLQESNAQLRQQVEGWAERVSELEAEMSRCEVAHNGMLQDVANKDERIMSLTDRLLRMKAWDSDLEEGEGEEAGEKETSNGTPGKGEENGRGDRVDTQGHLQKVQKLIYAAKLNADLKSVDEDKDRTFAKLNDEVKAKEDLLVSIKELENEKLSLQSDTENYSDQVQKLQQKLHIMTEMYQENELKLHRLLTVEEKERLQKEEKLNKADKNIALAMEELNNYRQRAEEMEEELEKTKQSYQTQISAHEKKAHNNWLAARAADRELADIRRENALFRQKLTDTQFKLDALDKDPYALDSLARPLPFRAPAERSPYGPSPLGRPASETRAFLSPPTLMDGPPARLSPRVPRGPMEPPGGQGEMERSGGPHSDSGSISPTWERDRRGPPPGPPGPLGPPGYMFAEPGGPMYRRPPPPPGALGLLPPPGSLPPGPLHPRVLPPGPPHPADMIDGTYRENSLGPGELEHRESGPGDRRTPPDADPRMGSMPPPGPPMGPMDGPFPRRPPYGPPPPDFYPPRGPGGPPMMPMWAPPPPGMMFPPRFPPGGPPLPPASHSHPAPLMRPPLPDGLPPPSMGPLPPQQSLPSPPHSQSPEEHTPSPEDAI, from the exons ATGGCGGAACATACGACAAGCGACCAGTTGGCCAGCAAAGCGGTCGACTTTCAGGCGACGGCAGAGGCTTACTACAGTATCGCCGTGGAGAAAGTGAAGGAT GTTGTGTCATCACTGCCCGATGACATCAGACCTGGGCCAGACCTGTATGGGGTGCCATGGGAACCAGTCATCATCTCCAGTCTGGTGGGGCTGATGACAGTGCTGTTGTTCACCTGTAGATGTTATAGCTCT GTTAAAAGCAGAATGTATCGAA GTAAAGAGCAGTGGATGGCTGAGCAGGTTGCACAGCTTCTGGATGAAAAGTGTAAAGTCCTTGAGACTCTCAGTGAATGTCAACAAGAG TACGATGACCTGGAGAGCTCACTGAGGGACAGTGGTGTCTTGGCCCAAACTCAAAAGACAGAGCATCTGGAG GCCAAGGCCAGACAGTTGGAATATGCTAAAAGGGAGCTGGAGCAAGATCTTGAACAACTGAAGGATCAGCTGGACCAGCAGAGAGAACATAGGATAGAGCAAGAAAGGAGG ATAGCGTTGCTTGAAGAgagcatgaaaacatttgaagaaGAAACCAAAGACCTCCAGTCACAGGAAGAACAG GCACAGACCACTCTGAAAGTGTACAATATGAACAGTGACAGACTCCAGAGGAATCTGGAAACTTCAGGAGAGGAGAACACATTGCTACAGGAGAGCAATGCTCAG TTAAGGCAGCAGGTGGAGGGATGGGCGGAAAGAGTGAGTGAGTTAGAAGCGGAGATGAGCAGGTGTGAGGTCGCCCACAACGGGATGCTGCAGGATGTGGCCAACAAGGATGAGCGTATAATG TCCTTGACAGATCGACTGCTGAGGATGAAAGCATGGGATTCAGACCTGGAGGAAGGGGAAGGTGAGGAAGCGGGAGAGAAGGAGACGTCCAATGGGACACcagggaaaggagaggagaatgGAAGAGGAGATAGAGTGGACACACAAGGCCATCTCCAGAAAGTCCAGAAACTCATCTATGCTGCTAAG cTGAATGCAGACCTCAAATCAGTAGACGAAGACAAGGATAGAACATTTGCCAAACTGAATGATGAAGTCAAAGCTAAAGAAGACTTGCTTG TGAGCATTAAGGAGCTGGAGAATGAGAAATTATCTCTGCAGTCGGACACTGAGAACTACTCAGATCAG GTCCAAAAATTACAACAGAAACTCCACATTATGACAGAAATGTACCAGGAGAATGAGCTCAAGCTACACAG GCTGCTGACAGTCGAGGAGAAAGAGCGCctgcagaaagaagagaagttaaataaagcagacaaaaacattgcaTTGGCCATGGAAGAACTCAACAACTACAG ACAACgagcagaggagatggaggaagagctggagaaaACCAAACAGTCTTACCAGACTCAAATATCAGCACATGAGAAGAAAGCTCACAATAACTGG CTGGCAGCccgagcagcagacagagagctaGCAGACATCCGGAGAGAGAACGCCCTCTTCAGACAGAA gtTGACGGACACACAGTTTAAACTAGACGCCCTCGACAAAGATCCCTACGCCTTGGACAGCCTGGCTAGACCACTGCCTTTCAGAG CACCAGCTGAAAGGTCACCGTACGGTCCGTCTCCTCTGGGTCGACCTGCATCTGAAACCAGAGCTTTTCTGTCTCCCCCTACATTAATGGACGGACCACCTGCTAGACTGTCTCCAAGAG TGCCGCGTGGCCCAATGGAGCCCCCAGGCGGCCAAGGAGAGATGGAACGGAGTGGAGGTCCTCATTCAGACAGTGGCTCAATCTCTCCTACATGGGAGAGAGATCGCAGGGGACCCCCACCAGGACCCCCGGGGCCCCTCGGACCTCCAG GCTATATGTTCGCAGAACCAGGAGGTCCAATGTACAGGagacctccacctcctccaggaGCTCTGGGCCTTTTGCCCCCTCCTGGCTCCCTCCCACCTGGCCCTCTCCATCCAAGGGTTCTTCCCCCAGGCCCCCCTCACCCTGCAGACATGATTG ATGGcacatacagagaaaacagcCTTGGGCCTGGTGAACTGGAGCACAGAGAG TCTGGACCTGGTGATCGAAGGACTCCCCCTGATGCTGATCCAAGGATGGGGAGCATGCCTCCTCCTGGACCCCCGATGGGCCCCATGGATGGCCCCTTTCCTCGTAGACCCCCTTATGGGCCACCACCACCAGATTTCTACCCTCCCAGGGGGCCTGGGGGTCCTCCCATGATGCCTA tGTGGGCCCCTCCACCACCAGGGATGATGTTCCCCCCTCGTTTCCCTCCCGGTGgacctcctctccctcccgcTTCTCATTCTCACCCTGCTCCCCTCATGCGGCCCCCTCTGCCTGATGGCCTCCCACCTCCTTCCATGggtcctctccctcctcagcagtccctcccctccccaccacACAGCCAGTCGCCAGAGGAGCACACACCCTCGCCCGAAGACGCCATTTGA
- the ctage5 gene encoding melanoma inhibitory activity protein 2 isoform X2 encodes MDENEDSLVVSSLPDDIRPGPDLYGVPWEPVIISSLVGLMTVLLFTCRCYSSVKSRMYRSKEQWMAEQVAQLLDEKCKVLETLSECQQEYDDLESSLRDSGVLAQTQKTEHLEAKARQLEYAKRELEQDLEQLKDQLDQQREHRIEQERRIALLEESMKTFEEETKDLQSQEEQAQTTLKVYNMNSDRLQRNLETSGEENTLLQESNAQLRQQVEGWAERVSELEAEMSRCEVAHNGMLQDVANKDERIMSLTDRLLRMKAWDSDLEEGEGEEAGEKETSNGTPGKGEENGRGDRVDTQGHLQKVQKLIYAAKLNADLKSVDEDKDRTFAKLNDEVKAKEDLLVSIKELENEKLSLQSDTENYSDQVQKLQQKLHIMTEMYQENELKLHRLLTVEEKERLQKEEKLNKADKNIALAMEELNNYRQRAEEMEEELEKTKQSYQTQISAHEKKAHNNWLAARAADRELADIRRENALFRQKLTDTQFKLDALDKDPYALDSLARPLPFRAPAERSPYGPSPLGRPASETRAFLSPPTLMDGPPARLSPRVPRGPMEPPGGQGEMERSGGPHSDSGSISPTWERDRRGPPPGPPGPLGPPGYMFAEPGGPMYRRPPPPPGALGLLPPPGSLPPGPLHPRVLPPGPPHPADMIDGTYRENSLGPGELEHRESGPGDRRTPPDADPRMGSMPPPGPPMGPMDGPFPRRPPYGPPPPDFYPPRGPGGPPMMPMWAPPPPGMMFPPRFPPGGPPLPPASHSHPAPLMRPPLPDGLPPPSMGPLPPQQSLPSPPHSQSPEEHTPSPEDAI; translated from the exons ATGGACGAAAATGAGGACAGTTTG GTTGTGTCATCACTGCCCGATGACATCAGACCTGGGCCAGACCTGTATGGGGTGCCATGGGAACCAGTCATCATCTCCAGTCTGGTGGGGCTGATGACAGTGCTGTTGTTCACCTGTAGATGTTATAGCTCT GTTAAAAGCAGAATGTATCGAA GTAAAGAGCAGTGGATGGCTGAGCAGGTTGCACAGCTTCTGGATGAAAAGTGTAAAGTCCTTGAGACTCTCAGTGAATGTCAACAAGAG TACGATGACCTGGAGAGCTCACTGAGGGACAGTGGTGTCTTGGCCCAAACTCAAAAGACAGAGCATCTGGAG GCCAAGGCCAGACAGTTGGAATATGCTAAAAGGGAGCTGGAGCAAGATCTTGAACAACTGAAGGATCAGCTGGACCAGCAGAGAGAACATAGGATAGAGCAAGAAAGGAGG ATAGCGTTGCTTGAAGAgagcatgaaaacatttgaagaaGAAACCAAAGACCTCCAGTCACAGGAAGAACAG GCACAGACCACTCTGAAAGTGTACAATATGAACAGTGACAGACTCCAGAGGAATCTGGAAACTTCAGGAGAGGAGAACACATTGCTACAGGAGAGCAATGCTCAG TTAAGGCAGCAGGTGGAGGGATGGGCGGAAAGAGTGAGTGAGTTAGAAGCGGAGATGAGCAGGTGTGAGGTCGCCCACAACGGGATGCTGCAGGATGTGGCCAACAAGGATGAGCGTATAATG TCCTTGACAGATCGACTGCTGAGGATGAAAGCATGGGATTCAGACCTGGAGGAAGGGGAAGGTGAGGAAGCGGGAGAGAAGGAGACGTCCAATGGGACACcagggaaaggagaggagaatgGAAGAGGAGATAGAGTGGACACACAAGGCCATCTCCAGAAAGTCCAGAAACTCATCTATGCTGCTAAG cTGAATGCAGACCTCAAATCAGTAGACGAAGACAAGGATAGAACATTTGCCAAACTGAATGATGAAGTCAAAGCTAAAGAAGACTTGCTTG TGAGCATTAAGGAGCTGGAGAATGAGAAATTATCTCTGCAGTCGGACACTGAGAACTACTCAGATCAG GTCCAAAAATTACAACAGAAACTCCACATTATGACAGAAATGTACCAGGAGAATGAGCTCAAGCTACACAG GCTGCTGACAGTCGAGGAGAAAGAGCGCctgcagaaagaagagaagttaaataaagcagacaaaaacattgcaTTGGCCATGGAAGAACTCAACAACTACAG ACAACgagcagaggagatggaggaagagctggagaaaACCAAACAGTCTTACCAGACTCAAATATCAGCACATGAGAAGAAAGCTCACAATAACTGG CTGGCAGCccgagcagcagacagagagctaGCAGACATCCGGAGAGAGAACGCCCTCTTCAGACAGAA gtTGACGGACACACAGTTTAAACTAGACGCCCTCGACAAAGATCCCTACGCCTTGGACAGCCTGGCTAGACCACTGCCTTTCAGAG CACCAGCTGAAAGGTCACCGTACGGTCCGTCTCCTCTGGGTCGACCTGCATCTGAAACCAGAGCTTTTCTGTCTCCCCCTACATTAATGGACGGACCACCTGCTAGACTGTCTCCAAGAG TGCCGCGTGGCCCAATGGAGCCCCCAGGCGGCCAAGGAGAGATGGAACGGAGTGGAGGTCCTCATTCAGACAGTGGCTCAATCTCTCCTACATGGGAGAGAGATCGCAGGGGACCCCCACCAGGACCCCCGGGGCCCCTCGGACCTCCAG GCTATATGTTCGCAGAACCAGGAGGTCCAATGTACAGGagacctccacctcctccaggaGCTCTGGGCCTTTTGCCCCCTCCTGGCTCCCTCCCACCTGGCCCTCTCCATCCAAGGGTTCTTCCCCCAGGCCCCCCTCACCCTGCAGACATGATTG ATGGcacatacagagaaaacagcCTTGGGCCTGGTGAACTGGAGCACAGAGAG TCTGGACCTGGTGATCGAAGGACTCCCCCTGATGCTGATCCAAGGATGGGGAGCATGCCTCCTCCTGGACCCCCGATGGGCCCCATGGATGGCCCCTTTCCTCGTAGACCCCCTTATGGGCCACCACCACCAGATTTCTACCCTCCCAGGGGGCCTGGGGGTCCTCCCATGATGCCTA tGTGGGCCCCTCCACCACCAGGGATGATGTTCCCCCCTCGTTTCCCTCCCGGTGgacctcctctccctcccgcTTCTCATTCTCACCCTGCTCCCCTCATGCGGCCCCCTCTGCCTGATGGCCTCCCACCTCCTTCCATGggtcctctccctcctcagcagtccctcccctccccaccacACAGCCAGTCGCCAGAGGAGCACACACCCTCGCCCGAAGACGCCATTTGA